GACAATGGACAGGCTTATCAAGAAAACTTTCCAATTCTGAGCGAGGTTCTTAAGAGTCATGGATACTCAACAGCCGCGTTTGTTTCTTTGGCAGTTCTAGAAAAGAAGTTCGGTCTTGATCGTGGATTCCAGACTTACAATGATGATCTTAAAAAGCAATGGCATAGGACTGCCTCTCAGGTAAACAAAGATGTTTTTCCCTGGCTTGAGGGTCACCGGGATAAGCCATTTTTTGCCTGGATTCATTATTCCGATCCACACGCGCCTTATCTGCCTGAAGGTAGTCCTCCGGACATTGAATTTCTGGTTGATGGCCTTGCCCGCGAAAAATTTTTGCTGGCAAATGGAAATCGTCATAGCGTAAGCCTTCGATTACGGTCCGGCGCAACGACTCTGGAATTTCGCACGTTGAAGAAAGATAAGACCCGGGCGGGTTTTTTCAGAAGAGCTTATTATGCTCCCGCTTCCTCCGGAATCGAGATTGTTTTTGGACCCGAATGGCATAAGGAACGTTTGGAAACAGGCCGTATTGGCCGGTTTTTTGATTCTGCCGGAAAGCTGGATCTCATAAATAACAATTCTGAAGACGTGGAGGTGAAGTTCCTATTTTCAGGGGGAGTAACTCAATCGGTTTCAGACAGTCTTCGAAACTACGCAGTCGAGGTCCGGCAAATCGATAAAGCTATTGGTGCACTTCGGGACAAATTGGAACAACTCGGGATCGCAAACAAAACGATTCTTGTATTGACCGCTGATCATGGCGAAGGATTGAATAGTCATGGGCACATCAGTCATGCACATGCACTTTACAACGAACTTCTCAAAGTACCATTGTTGATCTACCATCCCTTTTTTGGCCGGAAAGGGAATACTGTTGATCAAATAGTCGATCATCTGGATATCATGCCTACGATTCTTGACCTCGCTCACGTTGATGTCCCGTTTCAGATGCGCGGCCAATCTTTGGGAAAATACGTGACCTGGGAACTTTCAGACAGGTTTTTACATAGAAACAAGAGACGTCCGCTTAGTTTTGCCTCCACTCCGTCTTTGTCTGGCCGTACTTTTGCGGTACAA
The nucleotide sequence above comes from bacterium. Encoded proteins:
- a CDS encoding sulfatase; this translates as MLARNGVLFQQAYSLIPRTLPAHASILTSRPPHELKIFDNGQAYQENFPILSEVLKSHGYSTAAFVSLAVLEKKFGLDRGFQTYNDDLKKQWHRTASQVNKDVFPWLEGHRDKPFFAWIHYSDPHAPYLPEGSPPDIEFLVDGLAREKFLLANGNRHSVSLRLRSGATTLEFRTLKKDKTRAGFFRRAYYAPASSGIEIVFGPEWHKERLETGRIGRFFDSAGKLDLINNNSEDVEVKFLFSGGVTQSVSDSLRNYAVEVRQIDKAIGALRDKLEQLGIANKTILVLTADHGEGLNSHGHISHAHALYNELLKVPLLIYHPFFGRKGNTVDQIVDHLDIMPTILDLAHVDVPFQMRGQSLGKYVTWELSDRFLHRNKRRPLSFASTPSLSGRTFAVQNGKFKMIKTFGQKKKQYSAYDLSVDPMERNNLLKTNPKAIRQHPFLEWKELLVHYARMSESARMNRPKKELDAEDLEMLEALGYIGKE